A region from the Engraulis encrasicolus isolate BLACKSEA-1 chromosome 18, IST_EnEncr_1.0, whole genome shotgun sequence genome encodes:
- the smpdl3a gene encoding acid sphingomyelinase-like phosphodiesterase 3a, which yields MHQVVYFCLLALPIHLLVVAAPHLNKIGQQYASKRNKLGTFWHISDLHLDPTYHVTGDRTKVCISSKGYPAVDPGTFGDFMCDSPYELIESAFKFMKTLPQPDFMIWTGDSPPHVPAAELSTKQVIEVLSNTTNTVRAFFPTLPVYPAVGNHDYWPQDQLPTTTNDIYQAVAKLWSHWLEPEAVATLQAGGFYSQLIRPHLRLVSLNTILYYGPDKVTENMTDPAGQLQWLQDTLETSRQSMEKVYIIAHVPIGYLPYARGYTAMREVHNERLVEMFRNYSDVIAGQFYGHTHRDSLMVLLDRQGKPVNSVFVTPAVTPIKGPTEPYSNNPGLRMYPYDPADYGVLDVWQYYLNLSEANREGRSSWRLEYSLTEAFQLPDAGPRSLHALGLALAQPHSQAFQTYFRHFMVSYNSTVTCPGQCKITQTCAVMYLDRESYTACLKGMGQGDQGWGD from the exons GGACATTCTGGCACATCTCAGACCTGCACCTGGACCCCACCTACCATGTGACAGGAGACCGTACCAAGGTGTGCATTTCCTCCAAGGGATACCCAGCGGTGGACCCTGGCACCTTTGGAGACTTCATGTGTGACTCCCCATATGAGCTCATCGAGTCAGCGTTCAAGTTCATGAAAACCTTGCCCCAACCTGACTTCATGATATGGACAGG TGACAGTCCCCCCCATGTCCCTGCGGCTGAGCTGTCTACCAAACAGGTGATCGAGGTCCTCTCCAACACCACAAACACCGTCCGTGCCTTCTTCCCCACGCTGCCCGTCTACCCCGCAGTAGGGAACCATGACTACTGGCCCCAG GACCAGTTACCAACAACAACCAATGACATTTACCAGGCGGTTGCCAAGCTGTGGTCCCATTGGCTTGAGCCTGAGGCCGTGGCTACACTGCAAGCAG GTGGTTTCTACTCCCAGCTCATACGGCCGCACCTGCGACTGGTGAGCCTGAACACCATCCTCTACTATGGGCCAGACAAGGTGACTGAGAACATGACCGACCCAGCAGGACAGCTGCAGTGGCTCCAGGACACTCTGGAGACATCACGGCAGAGCATGGAGAAG GTCTATATCATCGCTCACGTTCCCATCGGTTACCTCCCGTACGCCCGGGGCTACACAGCAATGCGGGAGGTCCACAACGAACGGCTGGTGGAAATGTTTCGCAACTACAGTGACGTCATAGCCGGGCAGTTCTacggacacacgcacagagacagccTAATGGTGCTACTGGATCGCCAAG GTAAACCGGTGAACTCTGTGTTCGTCACGCCGGCCGTCACGCCCATCAAAGGCCCAACGGAGCCGTACTCCAACAACCCCGGCCTGCGCATGTATCCATACGACCCAGCCGACTATGGAGTGCTG gATGTGTGGCAGTATTACCTGAACCTGTCGGAGGCCAACCGCGAGGGCCGCTCGTCATGGAGGCTGGAGTACAGCCTGACGGAGGCCTTCCAGCTCCCAGACGCCGGGCCCCGCAGCCTGCACGCCCTGGGCCTCGCCCTGGCCCAGCCCCATAGCCAGGCCTTCCAGACCTACTTCCGGCACTTCATGGTGAGCTACAACAGCACCGTGACCTGCCCGGGCCAGTGCAAGATCACGCAGACCTGCGCAGTCATGTATCTGGATCGGGAATCCTACACCGCCTGCCTGAAGGGGATGGGGCAGGGTGATCAAGGGTGGGGTGACTGA